A stretch of Paenibacillus peoriae DNA encodes these proteins:
- a CDS encoding immunity 26/phosphotriesterase HocA family protein yields the protein MNSWLTNALRPYFGLETLEEHWDVVEIKEGYFICMDGDVIRKRISSKEDAYGEADVEIFTRDRAFVLPKTARGKEKKLNYTSVSSITAEGVSFSAGIRRDRNISYVTAVNSKTGVRLPITGCEHLHSKEEIIDWLQRYPSLVPNDYDRKVERLKHMKNLRYKTIPGDIFRVEIDLFTDGYVLVVGDLRQMQKDQLFAKESIWNSVMTMPLFVRPYLCTSRDRSITLESITAAPLSDTTWIVMDDSFMRGSYERIGHQPLAEEDIVFPMGYGSSIDSSKERIYRLSWGTGTISKPEEKTVFKSSRELLNNGVYSGVIADCFGPWEEREWHHTLDNPLYREERRKALAEFGFPEDISYDEFNRQTGGLTRSEYLAYLTRTYSGKRKMK from the coding sequence ATGAATAGTTGGTTAACGAACGCGTTACGACCCTATTTTGGGCTGGAGACGCTGGAAGAACATTGGGACGTAGTAGAAATTAAAGAAGGATATTTTATTTGTATGGATGGAGATGTTATTCGCAAGCGAATTTCTTCCAAAGAGGATGCTTATGGAGAAGCTGATGTAGAGATTTTTACTCGTGATCGGGCATTTGTTCTGCCTAAAACGGCTCGTGGCAAAGAGAAAAAACTGAATTATACAAGTGTTTCGAGCATCACAGCAGAAGGTGTGTCCTTTTCAGCAGGCATTCGAAGAGATCGTAATATTAGTTATGTTACTGCTGTGAATAGCAAAACTGGCGTGAGATTGCCCATCACTGGATGTGAGCATTTACATAGTAAAGAAGAGATCATCGATTGGCTTCAACGTTACCCGTCGCTTGTGCCTAACGACTATGATCGTAAGGTGGAACGATTGAAGCATATGAAAAACCTGCGTTATAAAACCATTCCGGGAGACATCTTCCGCGTGGAAATAGACCTTTTTACAGATGGCTATGTACTGGTCGTCGGAGATTTGCGCCAAATGCAAAAGGATCAGTTGTTTGCAAAGGAGAGCATATGGAATAGTGTCATGACAATGCCTTTGTTCGTACGTCCGTATTTGTGTACAAGTCGTGACCGTTCAATAACTTTGGAATCCATCACGGCCGCCCCGTTATCTGATACAACCTGGATTGTCATGGATGATTCCTTTATGCGAGGGTCCTACGAGCGGATAGGGCATCAACCGTTGGCGGAAGAGGATATTGTGTTTCCGATGGGTTACGGCAGTAGCATAGATAGCAGTAAAGAAAGAATATATAGACTGTCCTGGGGAACGGGCACAATTTCCAAACCGGAAGAAAAGACAGTGTTCAAGTCTTCGCGCGAATTGTTAAATAACGGTGTATATTCAGGTGTCATTGCAGACTGTTTTGGTCCTTGGGAAGAGCGGGAGTGGCACCACACGCTGGATAACCCGTTGTATCGGGAAGAGCGCCGAAAAGCACTGGCCGAATTCGGATTCCCGGAAGACATTTCGTACGATGAGTTCAATCGCCAAAC
- a CDS encoding phosphotransferase, translating to MEAVLRRHWPEWDGTLQRRTGGWNNTTYFVKSGGRSGVLRIYDTHRDRNKIEFEHAVLQELSRHSLSFRVPMPIRTITGETLAQVEKDSGKYVCLFEYIEGTSPSEQDPSFAYSFGEAAGELSAALETLNLDMTPVYRPYYALQQSYPLCNREVIQGFCLNPPEPLKDFHEELRLIGKVYEEIIDSLHALEELPHQLVHGDLNASNLLVKDSDPSQVAVLLDFEFCTLDVRVMDPAVILSGFLGQPEETTAVRDFCRGFSRQVRLSQSEVDALPVLMLLRKVDVFLHFMSRFLEGTDQPHVLQEQIKQITADLLQLSTSSSWIQEELVQARIMYE from the coding sequence TTGGAAGCGGTATTAAGACGGCACTGGCCGGAGTGGGACGGGACACTACAGAGACGAACCGGAGGTTGGAATAATACGACGTATTTTGTTAAGAGCGGTGGGCGAAGTGGGGTACTGCGCATCTACGATACACACAGGGATCGGAACAAAATAGAATTTGAGCATGCGGTTTTGCAGGAACTGAGCAGGCATTCTCTATCATTCAGGGTTCCAATGCCAATCCGAACGATTACGGGAGAGACACTTGCACAGGTTGAGAAGGATAGTGGAAAATATGTGTGTCTGTTCGAATACATAGAAGGCACATCCCCATCGGAGCAGGATCCTAGCTTTGCCTATTCTTTTGGCGAGGCTGCTGGCGAATTATCTGCTGCACTTGAAACACTCAATCTTGATATGACTCCAGTCTATCGGCCGTATTATGCTTTGCAGCAATCCTATCCATTATGTAACCGGGAAGTAATCCAAGGCTTTTGTTTAAACCCGCCGGAGCCTCTAAAAGATTTCCATGAGGAGCTGCGTTTGATAGGAAAAGTATATGAAGAGATTATAGATTCACTTCATGCATTGGAAGAGTTGCCGCATCAGCTTGTACATGGAGATTTGAACGCTTCCAATTTGTTGGTAAAGGATTCTGACCCTAGTCAGGTGGCTGTACTGCTTGATTTTGAATTTTGTACGCTGGACGTTCGGGTCATGGATCCGGCGGTCATTTTATCAGGATTTTTGGGACAACCGGAGGAAACGACAGCTGTTCGTGATTTTTGCCGGGGCTTCAGCCGTCAGGTTCGTTTAAGCCAATCCGAGGTTGACGCTTTGCCTGTGTTAATGCTGCTTAGGAAGGTAGACGTTTTTCTTCATTTTATGAGTCGCTTTCTGGAAGGAACAGATCAGCCACACGTGCTGCAAGAACAGATCAAACAGATCACGGCCGACTTGCTCCAACTGTCTACTAGCAGTAGCTGGATTCAGGAGGAGTTAGTCCAAGCTAGAATAATGTATGAATAA
- a CDS encoding AraC family transcriptional regulator gives MNLHELDQLLRSKTEIELLQQQNNQVINDLSKESENERFFDINQNMYRMPALFFFGEHDIYISKHNRFAPMLEHMHEFIELNYVYSGKCNQIIAGKEIELCEGQVCVLDKDVPHSIAPLGENDILINILLQRETISSLFLQRLSKKKSLIGEFLANSVLQHQHHNHFIIFESQHNENLQYILRRILIEYFSRQEDSMELVKAYLSIVFGELVRVLESEHNIHLNQQESNITSILNYMEEHYQHLSLQQLSTHFNYNSTYLSNKLKKVTGLTYTQLIANIKLNAAYSLVVNTNLPFEMIFKQVGYNSMSFFYKKFKTAYGATPQNIRNKQMRK, from the coding sequence ATGAACCTTCATGAGTTGGATCAGTTGCTGAGAAGTAAAACTGAAATTGAACTTTTACAACAGCAAAACAATCAAGTGATTAATGATCTCTCCAAAGAATCGGAAAATGAGCGATTTTTTGATATAAATCAGAATATGTATCGAATGCCTGCTTTATTTTTCTTCGGAGAACATGATATTTATATTAGCAAGCACAACAGGTTTGCTCCGATGCTGGAGCACATGCATGAATTTATTGAGTTAAACTATGTTTACTCAGGTAAGTGCAACCAAATCATAGCGGGTAAAGAAATTGAGCTTTGTGAAGGCCAAGTGTGTGTCCTCGATAAGGATGTACCGCACAGCATCGCACCTTTGGGAGAAAACGATATACTGATTAATATCCTCCTGCAAAGAGAAACGATTTCATCCCTATTTCTACAGCGGCTATCTAAGAAAAAAAGTTTGATCGGCGAGTTTCTTGCCAATTCAGTCCTCCAGCATCAGCATCATAATCACTTTATTATTTTTGAGTCACAGCATAATGAAAACCTTCAATATATATTGCGTAGAATCTTGATCGAATATTTTTCCAGGCAAGAGGATTCAATGGAGCTGGTCAAGGCTTATTTGTCCATTGTATTTGGGGAATTGGTCCGTGTATTGGAAAGCGAGCATAATATTCACTTAAACCAGCAGGAAAGTAATATTACTTCTATTCTGAATTACATGGAAGAGCATTATCAGCATTTAAGCCTCCAGCAATTATCTACTCATTTTAATTACAATAGTACGTATTTAAGTAATAAGTTGAAAAAAGTAACCGGTCTTACTTACACGCAGCTTATTGCCAACATTAAACTTAATGCGGCCTATTCTTTGGTAGTCAATACCAACCTGCCATTCGAAATGATCTTTAAGCAGGTCGGATATAACAGCATGAGTTTTTTCTATAAAAAATTTAAAACAGCGTATGGTGCCACCCCGCAGAATATCCGAAACAAACAAATGAGGAAATGA
- a CDS encoding MFS transporter, with amino-acid sequence MNIKNKIWFKTALLSISLVLTSASAISAIIPMMLNQLPGVSSSLIESIVTIPSFSMMLFVLLSGPISSRLGKKNTVLLGLLLVVIGGILPMLTTNITWILALRLVLGAGLGMFNSLAVSLISDFFEGDERAQLVGFQSAVQGLGSSLATFVAGQLALIDWPFAFLCYAITIPIALLFFFIIPEPEREEPTVSTTGTGQKSGGMSLPVLGLGAALFLFMTFIMIVYTKTGIMIAEKSMPNAGFLGTALTLFSLSTMIAGFLFGRIYKWFRNYAPFISSLLTATGFVLLWFAQNVTMVTVAMLIIGFSFALFIPYIFTILTKIVPKGSETISISIAMVGSNLGAFASPYVIKLVGVLSGNETASFSFLVSAIVFMIAALLCLGIAIRGKGSKTQTAVHS; translated from the coding sequence ATGAATATTAAAAACAAAATATGGTTTAAAACAGCATTGTTGTCCATTTCCTTAGTCCTGACATCAGCGAGTGCTATTTCAGCTATCATCCCGATGATGCTGAACCAATTACCGGGAGTCTCCAGTTCACTGATTGAAAGCATAGTTACAATCCCATCTTTCTCGATGATGCTGTTTGTGCTGTTGAGTGGCCCGATCTCTTCCCGCTTGGGTAAAAAAAATACAGTCCTGCTAGGACTTTTGCTCGTGGTCATCGGCGGAATACTTCCTATGCTCACTACGAACATTACATGGATTCTCGCGTTGCGTTTGGTGCTAGGTGCAGGTCTGGGGATGTTCAATTCGCTGGCTGTCAGTTTAATTAGTGATTTTTTTGAAGGGGATGAACGTGCTCAATTGGTAGGTTTTCAAAGCGCTGTACAAGGGCTCGGAAGCAGCTTGGCTACCTTTGTGGCAGGACAGCTTGCCCTAATCGACTGGCCGTTTGCCTTTTTGTGCTATGCGATCACGATTCCTATCGCACTGTTGTTCTTTTTTATCATTCCTGAACCAGAGCGTGAGGAGCCTACAGTGAGCACGACAGGAACGGGCCAAAAGAGTGGGGGAATGTCCCTACCTGTACTTGGATTAGGGGCTGCACTTTTCCTGTTTATGACCTTTATCATGATTGTGTATACCAAAACAGGTATTATGATTGCTGAAAAGAGTATGCCTAACGCAGGGTTTTTAGGGACCGCTTTGACGCTGTTCTCCTTATCAACTATGATTGCAGGCTTCTTGTTCGGTAGAATATATAAATGGTTCAGAAATTACGCACCTTTTATCTCCAGTTTATTAACAGCGACAGGTTTTGTCCTGCTGTGGTTTGCCCAGAATGTGACCATGGTTACGGTTGCCATGCTGATCATTGGCTTTAGCTTTGCGCTGTTTATTCCTTATATTTTTACGATACTAACTAAAATCGTACCTAAAGGCAGTGAGACGATATCTATTTCGATTGCAATGGTAGGCTCCAATTTGGGAGCGTTTGCTTCGCCTTATGTTATCAAGTTAGTTGGGGTGTTGTCTGGGAATGAAACTGCCTCATTTTCCTTTCTCGTCTCTGCGATTGTATTTATGATTGCTGCGCTCCTCTGTCTGGGAATCGCTATTAGAGGAAAGGGAAGCAAAACACAGACGGCAGTTCACAGTTAA
- a CDS encoding alpha-L-rhamnosidase — MLKVKALRCEHVNNPIGLGCLKPRLSWQIESDNIYVFQKRFQLQVAINPAFEPLLWNHFSYSEQSILFPYEGPPLESGQRYYYRVKVWAQGAGDTEPEESEWSEIGFWEMGLLHEQDWKAQWITVQERSIHEKFQTRAPFAASKCFSVEGKVKKAVIYATSLGLYELELNGQRVGDAYFTPGWTDYNDRVQVQAYDVTSTVREQHNRITATVGEGWYSGYLGWQKRKDTYGNTNALLFQMKISYEDGRSELICSDSSWEETSCAILMSDIYNGEIYDARLEQQAAEHRFLNERKMMQVAPFPLSHLVAQENEPVRVMNRLKPVELIWTPKGELVLNLGQNMVGWLEFKVEAPEGTVLNLVHGEVLDQQGNFYRDNIRDAAQQITYICSGKGTEIFRPHFTFQGFQYVKLEGFPAGVAIEDFTGVVLHSDMATIGLFETSDPKLNQLQHNIVWGQKGNFLDVPTDCPQRDERLGWTGDAQIFSRTASFNMNSASFFRKWLKDLAYNQLENGAVPFVVPDVLKGTFADNMDQSTAAWGDAAVICPWTIYQCYGDKQILAQQYDSMKAWVDYIRAQGTEEHLWDTGLQLGDWLALDSEEGSYFGATDGTLVATAYFAYSTHILAQTAKLLNRYTDYNNYQSLHEGIRSAFANRYFDDAGKLTSNTQTAQVVALHFGLVPEKYKKQVVQELVRLIEKNDMHLDTGFVGTPYLCLVLSDNGYTDIAYKILFQKDYPSWLYQVERGATTMWEHWDSIKVDGSFWSTDMNSFNHYSYGSVGDFMYQNIAGIDVLEAGYKKSRLAPKPPVNLTSAHGKLETPYGEVAVHWEIVNEEMRMTVHVPHNTTAEITLPGVLEPDALQQTITKQYPSIQYPPGNVPQELAGKSGSPGEPDFQLSGDHELTFTVGSGQYTFQYKYNQRLNNID; from the coding sequence ATGCTAAAAGTGAAAGCGCTTAGATGTGAACATGTAAACAATCCGATTGGACTGGGTTGTCTAAAGCCTCGATTAAGTTGGCAAATTGAATCTGACAACATATACGTTTTCCAAAAACGCTTCCAATTGCAGGTAGCCATAAATCCCGCTTTTGAACCGCTGCTCTGGAATCATTTTTCCTATTCGGAACAATCCATTTTGTTTCCCTATGAAGGTCCTCCACTCGAATCAGGACAAAGATATTATTACCGGGTAAAAGTATGGGCTCAGGGAGCGGGTGACACCGAACCCGAGGAATCGGAATGGAGTGAGATTGGCTTTTGGGAAATGGGGCTGCTCCATGAGCAGGACTGGAAGGCACAATGGATTACAGTGCAGGAGCGAAGCATCCATGAAAAGTTTCAGACAAGAGCCCCTTTTGCTGCTTCCAAGTGTTTTTCAGTTGAGGGAAAAGTGAAAAAAGCAGTCATTTATGCCACAAGCCTTGGTCTGTATGAGCTGGAGCTCAATGGACAAAGAGTAGGCGATGCCTACTTTACCCCGGGATGGACAGATTATAACGATCGTGTTCAGGTGCAAGCCTATGATGTGACTTCTACCGTTCGAGAACAACATAACCGCATCACAGCCACGGTGGGAGAAGGCTGGTACAGCGGCTATCTAGGCTGGCAAAAGCGCAAGGATACCTACGGGAACACAAATGCTTTGCTATTTCAAATGAAGATTAGCTATGAAGATGGCCGTTCAGAACTCATTTGCTCTGATTCTTCCTGGGAGGAAACGAGCTGTGCCATTTTGATGTCAGATATTTATAACGGCGAAATCTATGATGCTCGACTGGAGCAGCAGGCAGCCGAACATCGCTTCTTGAACGAACGGAAAATGATGCAGGTCGCCCCGTTTCCGTTAAGTCATCTGGTTGCTCAGGAGAACGAGCCTGTCCGTGTAATGAACCGATTAAAGCCTGTTGAACTGATTTGGACTCCTAAAGGCGAACTAGTACTTAACTTGGGTCAAAATATGGTAGGCTGGCTGGAATTTAAAGTGGAAGCCCCCGAAGGTACGGTTCTGAATCTGGTTCATGGTGAAGTACTGGATCAGCAAGGGAACTTTTACCGAGATAATATTCGTGATGCAGCGCAGCAGATTACGTACATTTGCAGCGGCAAGGGGACGGAGATATTTAGGCCGCATTTCACTTTTCAAGGCTTCCAGTATGTGAAGCTTGAGGGCTTTCCGGCTGGCGTAGCCATTGAAGATTTTACAGGCGTTGTTTTGCATTCAGACATGGCGACAATTGGCTTGTTCGAGACATCCGATCCAAAGCTGAACCAACTCCAGCACAATATTGTATGGGGACAAAAAGGGAACTTCCTGGATGTGCCGACCGATTGCCCGCAGCGTGATGAGCGATTAGGCTGGACCGGCGATGCACAGATTTTTTCCAGAACGGCCAGCTTCAATATGAATAGTGCTTCCTTCTTTCGAAAGTGGCTGAAAGATTTGGCTTACAACCAGCTGGAGAATGGGGCTGTGCCTTTTGTCGTGCCGGATGTCCTCAAAGGAACCTTTGCAGACAATATGGACCAATCGACAGCCGCATGGGGAGATGCAGCAGTTATATGTCCGTGGACGATCTATCAATGTTATGGGGATAAGCAAATTCTAGCTCAGCAGTATGACAGTATGAAAGCATGGGTCGATTATATTCGTGCCCAGGGGACCGAGGAACATTTGTGGGATACTGGTTTGCAGCTGGGAGACTGGCTGGCGCTGGATAGCGAGGAAGGAAGCTATTTTGGAGCGACCGATGGAACGTTGGTAGCGACTGCATACTTTGCGTATTCGACTCATATCTTGGCGCAGACCGCCAAACTGCTGAATCGGTATACCGATTACAACAATTATCAAAGCTTGCATGAGGGGATTAGAAGCGCTTTTGCGAACCGTTATTTTGATGACGCTGGCAAACTGACTTCTAATACCCAGACTGCACAGGTTGTGGCTTTGCACTTCGGATTGGTACCAGAAAAATATAAAAAGCAAGTGGTTCAGGAGCTCGTACGGCTGATAGAAAAAAATGATATGCATCTGGATACTGGCTTTGTAGGCACACCCTATCTATGCCTGGTTTTATCCGACAATGGCTATACAGATATAGCTTATAAAATTTTATTTCAGAAAGATTATCCTTCTTGGCTCTATCAGGTTGAACGGGGAGCAACGACCATGTGGGAGCATTGGGACAGTATCAAAGTGGACGGCTCGTTCTGGAGCACCGATATGAACTCGTTCAATCACTATTCGTACGGTTCAGTTGGAGACTTTATGTACCAAAATATTGCCGGAATCGATGTGCTTGAAGCGGGCTACAAAAAGTCACGGTTAGCACCCAAACCGCCTGTTAATCTTACTTCGGCCCATGGCAAGCTGGAGACACCTTATGGTGAGGTTGCTGTCCATTGGGAAATCGTGAATGAAGAAATGCGGATGACGGTTCACGTACCACATAATACGACAGCTGAGATTACGCTTCCGGGCGTTCTAGAGCCAGATGCATTACAACAGACCATTACTAAGCAATACCCGTCGATTCAGTATCCGCCTGGTAATGTGCCACAAGAGCTGGCCGGGAAATCAGGTTCTCCCGGAGAACCTGATTTCCAACTGAGTGGAGATCATGAATTGACGTTTACCGTCGGATCTGGACAGTATACGTTCCAGTACAAATACAACCAGAGGCTAAATAACATAGACTAG